Proteins from one Mucilaginibacter jinjuensis genomic window:
- a CDS encoding DUF5700 domain-containing putative Zn-dependent protease translates to MKPLTKIYLLFTIAFLSIIHISKAQSINIDAVTAYWKLTDKLKQNIPLTDEQWNTFIAIDGNKTYAESEFTARDLGYYRKAIEIVYMPKNDSIMKVNLKAQNWYCMLAKRYKDEETALKAYLANTIQNPAYFNNAYQYVYEYLPKKAQHHVEGLKLYYNCLSNDAVSYPNGLFFSLLSVIDNAKAKTGTLEAHELHHRLRPRLDFDSTKVSNAHADGLLWAITAIPNEGIADMIDKPGDYRIDTAGIKEWLLDPAPATLKSLDSCMQLMAANKTTGLEKIRYYRNMLKSTVGHMPGFYMARVIVKNGYKKQMVNLSDDPFQFFFTYNKAAKKDNEHPYIFSDVSINYLKELRKTLN, encoded by the coding sequence ATGAAACCCTTAACTAAAATCTACCTGCTGTTTACAATCGCTTTCTTAAGTATTATCCATATTTCAAAGGCGCAAAGTATTAATATAGATGCCGTAACGGCTTATTGGAAACTCACTGATAAACTCAAACAAAACATCCCGCTTACTGATGAACAATGGAATACCTTCATCGCCATCGATGGTAATAAAACTTATGCGGAATCTGAATTTACAGCCCGCGATTTAGGTTATTATCGCAAAGCCATTGAGATTGTATACATGCCAAAAAACGATTCGATAATGAAGGTGAACCTTAAAGCCCAGAACTGGTACTGCATGTTGGCCAAACGTTATAAAGATGAAGAAACTGCATTGAAAGCCTACCTAGCCAACACTATTCAAAACCCTGCTTATTTTAATAATGCTTACCAGTATGTCTACGAATATCTGCCTAAAAAAGCGCAGCATCATGTAGAGGGATTGAAACTGTATTATAACTGCTTATCTAACGATGCCGTGTCGTATCCCAACGGCTTATTCTTTAGCCTGCTCTCGGTTATCGACAACGCCAAAGCTAAAACCGGTACGCTCGAAGCTCACGAACTGCACCACCGCTTAAGGCCAAGGCTTGATTTCGACAGCACCAAAGTGAGCAATGCACATGCCGATGGTTTACTTTGGGCCATCACCGCTATCCCTAACGAGGGTATTGCCGATATGATTGATAAACCCGGCGACTATAGGATAGATACAGCCGGTATTAAAGAATGGTTGCTCGATCCCGCACCTGCCACTTTAAAATCATTGGATTCATGCATGCAACTCATGGCCGCTAATAAAACCACAGGTTTAGAAAAGATAAGGTACTATAGAAACATGCTTAAAAGTACCGTAGGCCACATGCCCGGCTTTTATATGGCGCGTGTGATAGTAAAGAATGGGTACAAAAAACAAATGGTTAATCTGTCTGATGATCCCTTTCAGTTCTTTTTCACTTATAACAAGGCAGCAAAAAAAGATAATGAACATCCTTATATATTTTCGGATGTAAGTATAAACTACTTGAAAGAGTTGAGGAAAACGCTGAATTAA